GAACAGCACCCCGCCGAGCCGCCCGGCTTCCCGCAACGGCTCGATCCCGGCGGCGAACCGCTCCCACACCTCGTCCAACGGGACGTCCGCGAACGCTGCCTGCTTCGCCGGATGCCCGGTGAGCGGGGCGTACGCCTTCACGTCGAACACGAACTCCGCCGGCGTCCGTTCCACCCAGAGCCGGCTGTTGCGCTCACTGGGCAGGGCGTAGAAGCTGCCGTCCACCTCGACGACGGGGAACCGCCCGGCGTAGAACCGCAACCGCCGCTCCGCGTCCCGCCACCCCGACGGGTACCAGCCGCTGCGGACGAGCGCGGGGTCGGTCCAGGAGCACGTGCCGACAAGGATGTTGGTCATGGGCCCCGGGTACCGACTTAGGGTGCGGGCATGACTCCCCATGCGACATCCCATGCGGCTTCTGAGGCGGCTTCCGCGGCGACTTCCGGGGCGACTTCTGAGGCCACTTCCGCGGCGACTTCCGGGGCGACTTCTGAGGCGTATCTCTCCCAACTGTTTTCGCTAAGTGGCCGCGTGGCCCTGGTGACGGGCGGTAGCTCGGGCATCGGCAGGGCGATCGCGGGGGCGTTGGCGCGGGCGGGGGCGAGCGTGGTGGTGGTGGCCCGCAGGGAACCCGAACTGGCCGCGGTGGTGGACGAGTTGCGAGCGGACGGCTGCCGAGCGGCGTGGGTGAGCGGCGACTTGAGCACGAGGGACGGGGTCCGTACGGCGGCGGAGGCGACCGCGGCCGTCTTCGGGGAGCCGGACATCCTGGTCAACTCGGCGGGAGTGAACCTGCGCCCCCCGATGAACGACCTCACGGACGAGGTGTGGGACACCACGATGGCCGTCAACCTGGAGGCCCCCTACCTCCTGGGGCAGCGCTTCGGCCCCGGCATGGCGGAGCGCGGCTTCGGCCGCATCATCCACGTCAGCTCCCAGCAGGCCCACCGCGCGTTCGTCCAGAGCGGCGCCTACGGCGTCTCCAAGGGTGCCCTGGAATCCCTGGCCCGCTCCCAGGCCGAGGCCTGGTCCCCGCACGGGGTCACCTGCAACACCCTCGTCCCGGGCTTCGTCCTGACCCCCCTCAACGCCCGCCTCGCCGACGACCCGGAGAAGGTCGCGTCCCTGGCCGCCCGCACGATGACCGGCCGCAACGGCGTTGCCGAGGACTTCGCGGGCGCGGCGGTGTTCCTGGCGAGCGGGGCTGCGGGGTACGTGACGGGGCAGTCGGTCTTCGTGGACGGGGGGTTGTCGGTGCACTGAGGCCGTGCGCCGGAGCCAGGTGGCTCAAGGTGCAGGCAGGCGCCCGCCGAGTCATCGTGGGCGTAGGACATAGGGCGGAGGAGGGCAGCGGAGGCTTGGTGGGAACGAACCCCAAGGAGGACACCATGCGGCAGCACGACCTGACAGCGCCCCAGAGGAAGGCCTTCGAGGACAACGAGGCCGACTTCCGCAGACTCGACGACGAACTACGCGACCTCCGGGAAACCGCCCGAGCACGCCTGAGGACCAACGGCTGGGAACCCGACTCCAACGACACCCAGCCCTGCCTGTCCTGCTCGTGCCCCGATTTCGTACCCGGCGGCACCCTGGGCAACTGCAAACGAGCCGACTGCCGCCACGCACTCATCAGCCACGACCTGCCCATCTGAACACCGGGGGTGCTGATGAACGCCATCAGCCATGATCCGGGGTCTGCGTCCCCCCACGCATGGAGAAACGAGACGTCCTCCGCAGGAGCCGACCGAGACGGAAACTGAGAAGAAAAACGTCGAAGGGCCCCACCGCGAACGGTGGGGCCCTTCGACATCGTGCCCGGTGAGGCACTGGCGGAGGATACGAGATTCGAACTCGTGAGGGGTTGCCCCCAACACGCTTTCCAACTGTGGTGGTGGGGAGCTGAGCGGTGTGCAGGGGGGTTCACCTGCGTTCATTGGCGGCTCGTCACGAGGATGGGGTCTGCTCCAGGTCTCCGCTGAACGCTGATGAACCAAGCTGAATGAGACGGAAACTGAGACGGGCCCCTCCGGCGGCTGTTGTCAGTGGTC
Above is a window of Streptomyces griseorubiginosus DNA encoding:
- a CDS encoding SDR family oxidoreductase, whose amino-acid sequence is MALVTGGSSGIGRAIAGALARAGASVVVVARREPELAAVVDELRADGCRAAWVSGDLSTRDGVRTAAEATAAVFGEPDILVNSAGVNLRPPMNDLTDEVWDTTMAVNLEAPYLLGQRFGPGMAERGFGRIIHVSSQQAHRAFVQSGAYGVSKGALESLARSQAEAWSPHGVTCNTLVPGFVLTPLNARLADDPEKVASLAARTMTGRNGVAEDFAGAAVFLASGAAGYVTGQSVFVDGGLSVH